A genomic stretch from Microplitis mediator isolate UGA2020A chromosome 10, iyMicMedi2.1, whole genome shotgun sequence includes:
- the LOC130676457 gene encoding uncharacterized protein LOC130676457, translating into MPRRNFFICIALLLTLIQLSRVDAVQLLSTEHRTHAATERANDLRCFECDTIEHGENCVNPSQNYTWMMKKCKDDRRQCMVKRYSFTTSTENSTSEPMMWALERNCTNKCEPGCIVIGERTKLYACTSCCEKSFCNTGKGTAADLTTREIGFLLTLVLQAVLTVTLYPA; encoded by the exons ATGCCgcggagaaatttttttatctgcaTTGCACTACTGCTTACTCTCATTCAGTTATCAAGAG TTGATGCAGTACAATTGTTGTCTACTGAACATCGCACACACGCGGCAACAGAACGCGCCAATGATTTGAGATGTTTTGAATGTGATACTATTGAACATGGAGAAAATTGCGTCAATCCAAGTCAAAACTACACCTGgatgatgaaaaaatgtaaagatGATCGTCGTCAGTGTATG GTAAAGAGATATTCTTTTACAACAAGTACCGAGAACTCGACATCGGAGCCGATGATGTGGGCGTTGGAACGAAATTGTACAAATAAATGTGAGCCTGGGTGCATTGTAATCGGGGAACGTACAAAGCTCTATGCATGCACATCCTGCTGCGAAAAGTCTTTTTGCAACACTGGCAAAGGAACTGCTGCAGATCTTACAACTCGGGAGATTGGTTTCCTATTAACTCTTGTATTGCAAGCGGTACTGACTGTTACTCTTTATCCTGCGtga